From a single Halobellus ruber genomic region:
- a CDS encoding DUF7510 family protein encodes MTPPREESGRTDGGAAEEPVSFSVEIEDGETVITMRGDRDTAVVVRSASGERIYLPPEDFDRDAPGSREGRAGETDGSEGSEPDSPYQSAPTDSPYQSAPTDSPYQSVRTDSPYQSAPTDSPYQSAQTDSPYRGIEDDSPYGGSGEPTHGEGLSATADGYRIRHPEPVTDVRVLR; translated from the coding sequence ATGACGCCACCACGCGAGGAATCCGGCCGGACGGACGGCGGGGCCGCCGAGGAACCGGTATCCTTCTCGGTCGAGATCGAGGACGGCGAGACCGTCATCACGATGCGCGGGGACCGCGACACGGCCGTGGTCGTCCGCTCGGCGTCCGGCGAGCGGATCTACCTCCCGCCGGAGGACTTCGACCGCGACGCCCCCGGGAGCCGCGAGGGCCGTGCGGGGGAGACTGACGGGTCCGAGGGATCGGAACCGGACAGCCCGTATCAGTCCGCCCCGACGGACAGCCCATATCAGTCCGCCCCGACAGATAGCCCGTACCAATCGGTGCGTACGGACAGCCCATACCAGTCTGCACCGACAGACAGCCCGTACCAGTCGGCGCAGACGGACAGCCCGTATCGGGGCATCGAGGACGACAGCCCGTACGGGGGCTCCGGCGAACCGACCCACGGCGAGGGGCTGTCCGCGACCGCCGACGGGTACCGGATCCGCCACCCCGAACCCGTCACTGACGTCCGCGTCCTCCGGTGA
- the trxA gene encoding thioredoxin, with protein MSTPETTGTPIHVESEDHLEELLGEHDVVLVDFHAEWCGPCKMLEPTVEEIAAETDATVLKVDIDDLRAVAQDAGVRSVPTLAFYENGEEAERVVGVQDKSDLVGIIEQLAA; from the coding sequence ATGAGTACCCCCGAGACGACCGGTACGCCGATCCACGTTGAGAGCGAAGACCACCTCGAGGAGTTGCTGGGCGAGCACGACGTCGTGCTCGTCGACTTCCACGCGGAGTGGTGCGGCCCGTGCAAGATGCTCGAGCCTACCGTCGAGGAGATCGCGGCCGAGACCGACGCGACGGTCCTGAAAGTCGACATCGACGACCTACGGGCGGTCGCCCAGGACGCGGGCGTTCGGTCGGTCCCGACGCTGGCGTTCTACGAGAACGGCGAGGAGGCCGAACGCGTCGTCGGCGTCCAGGACAAATCCGACCTGGTCGGCATCATCGAGCAGTTGGCGGCCTGA
- a CDS encoding VOC family protein: MPEPTAHHVGITVSDLDRAVAFYTDTFDLDVIAEFNVGGEAFGDAVDVDGATGSFAHLDAGGARIELVEYDPEATRGEQPELNRPGAVHVGLSVDDIDAFYGGLDDGVETLSRPRTTESGTRILFVRDPEGNLIEVLEP; this comes from the coding sequence ATGCCCGAACCAACGGCCCACCACGTCGGTATCACGGTCTCCGACCTCGACCGCGCGGTGGCGTTCTACACCGACACGTTTGATCTCGACGTCATAGCGGAGTTCAACGTCGGCGGCGAGGCCTTCGGCGACGCCGTCGACGTCGACGGCGCGACCGGCTCGTTCGCACACCTCGACGCCGGCGGCGCCCGGATCGAACTCGTGGAGTACGATCCCGAAGCGACGCGGGGCGAACAACCCGAACTGAACCGGCCGGGCGCGGTGCACGTGGGGCTGTCCGTCGACGACATCGACGCGTTCTACGGCGGTCTCGACGACGGCGTCGAGACGCTGAGCCGGCCGCGGACCACCGAAAGCGGGACCCGGATCCTGTTCGTCCGGGATCCCGAGGGAAACCTCATCGAGGTGCTGGAGCCGTAG
- a CDS encoding bacteriorhodopsin yields the protein MSGASVLNGIAVPLQQTQGQVADQIAGNTLLASSLWVNIALAGVSALLFVYMGRNITNGRVKAIWGATLMIPLVSISSYLGLVSGLTVGLIQMPAGHALAGEMILSQWGRYLTWALSTPMILLALGLLADVDIGSIFTVIAADIGMCITGLAAALITSSYGLRWAFYFVSCAFFVAVLYALVAQWPDAAAEAGTSEIFSTLRALTIVLWLGYPIIWAIAPEGLALIPVGISSWGYSALDIFAKYIFAFLLIRWVTNNESSIRDFAITGSGGHAAPADD from the coding sequence ATGTCGGGTGCAAGCGTACTGAACGGAATCGCCGTACCGCTGCAGCAAACACAGGGTCAGGTAGCCGACCAGATCGCGGGGAACACGTTGCTCGCTTCCTCGCTGTGGGTCAACATTGCCCTTGCCGGGGTATCGGCTCTCCTGTTCGTGTATATGGGTCGGAACATAACGAACGGACGGGTGAAAGCCATCTGGGGTGCGACGCTGATGATTCCGCTGGTGTCGATCTCCAGCTACCTCGGACTCGTGTCCGGGCTCACGGTCGGACTGATCCAGATGCCGGCGGGCCACGCACTCGCCGGCGAAATGATACTCAGCCAGTGGGGCCGGTACCTCACGTGGGCGCTGTCGACGCCGATGATCCTGCTCGCACTCGGCCTGCTCGCCGACGTCGACATCGGCAGCATCTTCACCGTCATCGCCGCCGACATCGGGATGTGTATCACCGGCCTCGCGGCCGCACTGATCACGTCGTCGTACGGGCTCCGATGGGCGTTCTACTTCGTCAGCTGTGCGTTCTTCGTGGCCGTGCTGTACGCGCTGGTCGCCCAGTGGCCGGACGCCGCTGCGGAGGCTGGAACCAGCGAGATCTTCAGCACGCTACGGGCGCTCACGATCGTGCTGTGGCTGGGCTACCCCATCATCTGGGCGATCGCCCCTGAAGGGCTCGCGCTCATTCCGGTCGGGATCTCGTCGTGGGGGTACTCCGCGCTGGACATCTTCGCGAAGTACATCTTCGCGTTCCTTCTGATCCGCTGGGTCACCAACAACGAGTCGTCGATCCGCGACTTCGCCATCACCGGTAGCGGTGGGCACGCCGCACCCGCAGACGACTGA
- a CDS encoding SRPBCC family protein — MKASVRTVIDRPPEAVFEYMDVPENQARISPRLSGVETLGTLDNGGKRATYTYGLFGLSFRGEVRGVVHEPPERIVFELSGDIDGRIEWEFEPVDGGTRLTYTATYDLGLPRPVQWLLSPLTNRFNRRELEATLRNLADRLAAPEAE; from the coding sequence ATGAAAGCCTCCGTACGGACTGTCATCGACCGGCCACCGGAAGCAGTCTTCGAGTATATGGACGTCCCGGAGAACCAAGCGCGGATCTCCCCGCGGCTCTCCGGGGTCGAAACCCTCGGCACCCTCGACAACGGCGGCAAACGGGCGACGTACACCTACGGCCTGTTCGGGCTCTCGTTCCGCGGTGAGGTCCGGGGGGTCGTCCACGAGCCGCCGGAACGGATCGTCTTCGAGCTCTCGGGCGACATCGACGGCCGGATCGAGTGGGAGTTCGAGCCGGTCGACGGCGGCACCCGCCTCACCTACACCGCAACCTACGACCTCGGGCTCCCCCGGCCGGTCCAGTGGCTGCTCTCGCCGCTGACGAACCGGTTCAACCGGCGGGAACTGGAGGCGACGCTCCGGAACCTCGCGGACCGCCTGGCGGCCCCCGAAGCGGAGTGA
- a CDS encoding ABC transporter permease yields the protein MAGRPESGGPKPAGYYRLARAVLYREAVLFVRYPANAVGGVVIAVFFFGVLFYGGRMVAGRALTDSIEGIIVGYFLWTLSVGAYSAISNDIGSEVQWGTLERHVMTPFGFAPVALLKGVAKLVRTFLTSGIVLGVMLVVTGVTLELNVVTIVIVAGLSITSVLGLGFAAGGITLLYKRIGNWLNLLQFGFVVLVSAPSLDVGWLRLLPLAHGSGLLQRAMLDGTRIWEFAIADLGLLVAVAVGYLGAGYLVFQYATRRARRLGVLGDY from the coding sequence ATGGCCGGGCGGCCGGAGTCCGGAGGACCGAAACCCGCGGGGTACTACCGGCTCGCACGGGCAGTGCTCTACCGCGAAGCCGTGCTGTTCGTCCGCTATCCGGCCAACGCGGTCGGCGGGGTAGTGATCGCGGTGTTCTTCTTCGGGGTGCTGTTCTACGGCGGGCGGATGGTCGCGGGGCGGGCGCTGACCGACTCGATCGAGGGGATCATCGTCGGCTACTTCCTGTGGACCCTCTCGGTGGGCGCGTACTCCGCGATCTCCAACGACATCGGCAGCGAGGTCCAGTGGGGAACCTTGGAACGCCACGTGATGACCCCGTTCGGGTTCGCGCCGGTGGCGCTTTTGAAGGGCGTTGCGAAGCTCGTCCGGACGTTTCTGACCTCCGGGATCGTGCTGGGCGTGATGCTCGTCGTGACGGGGGTCACCCTCGAACTCAACGTCGTCACCATCGTGATCGTCGCGGGGCTGTCGATCACCTCGGTTCTGGGGCTGGGGTTCGCCGCCGGCGGGATCACCCTGCTGTACAAGCGGATCGGGAACTGGCTGAACCTGCTCCAGTTCGGGTTCGTGGTACTGGTGTCGGCTCCGTCGCTGGACGTGGGGTGGCTGCGACTCCTCCCGCTTGCTCACGGCAGCGGCCTCCTCCAGCGGGCGATGCTGGACGGCACCCGGATCTGGGAGTTCGCCATCGCCGACCTCGGGCTGTTGGTGGCCGTCGCGGTCGGCTACCTCGGCGCCGGCTACCTGGTGTTCCAGTACGCGACGCGTCGGGCCCGCCGCCTCGGCGTGCTCGGCGATTACTGA
- a CDS encoding ABC transporter ATP-binding protein, whose amino-acid sequence MATREEQSTDPASEGDPPDSEGEADPAAADAPDSDVNDGGRREAGGAAPPSTAPGTDVPAVAVSGVSKRFGTGPDAVTAVNDVSVEIEAGSIVGLLGPNGAGKTTLIKSILGMVLPDEGSVRLHGIDVRARPKAAYAHVDAMLEGARNDYWRLTVRENLRYFATIGGVDPDSVADRHDRLLDRFGLKSKIDTPVRNLSRGMKGKVSLASVLAGAADVVFLDEPTLGLDVESSRTLQSELRRVAEERGLTVVVSSHDMDVVEAVCDRVLIMSDGRIVADDSVETLLADDDRHTLRIVSHDLGPALRADLRREFDVVGADTTGGVTRIEVAIDTDDLYALVRYLREHGVTIDDLETIEPDLEDVFVELTRDGEGSR is encoded by the coding sequence ATGGCGACCCGCGAGGAGCAATCGACGGACCCGGCGTCCGAGGGTGACCCGCCGGACAGCGAGGGCGAGGCGGATCCGGCGGCCGCCGACGCTCCCGACAGCGACGTGAACGACGGCGGTCGCAGGGAAGCCGGCGGGGCGGCCCCACCGTCGACGGCGCCCGGGACCGACGTCCCTGCGGTGGCCGTCTCCGGGGTCTCGAAACGGTTCGGGACCGGGCCGGACGCGGTGACGGCGGTCAACGACGTCTCCGTCGAGATCGAGGCCGGCTCCATCGTCGGGCTGTTGGGCCCGAACGGTGCGGGGAAGACGACGCTCATCAAGTCGATCCTCGGGATGGTCCTCCCCGACGAGGGGTCGGTGCGGTTGCACGGCATCGACGTCCGCGCCCGCCCGAAGGCCGCGTACGCACACGTCGACGCGATGCTCGAAGGCGCGCGCAACGACTACTGGCGGCTGACGGTCCGTGAGAACCTCCGGTACTTCGCGACGATCGGCGGGGTGGACCCCGACTCGGTCGCGGATCGCCACGACCGGCTGCTCGACCGGTTCGGATTGAAATCGAAGATCGACACGCCGGTGCGGAACCTCTCGCGGGGGATGAAGGGGAAGGTGTCGCTCGCGAGCGTCCTCGCGGGCGCCGCCGACGTGGTGTTCCTCGACGAGCCGACGCTCGGCCTCGACGTGGAGAGTTCCCGCACCCTCCAGTCGGAACTGCGCCGGGTCGCCGAGGAACGCGGGCTGACGGTGGTCGTCAGCAGCCACGATATGGACGTCGTCGAGGCGGTCTGCGACAGAGTGCTGATCATGTCCGACGGCCGGATCGTCGCCGACGACAGCGTCGAAACGCTGCTGGCCGACGACGACAGACATACCCTGCGGATCGTCAGCCACGATCTGGGTCCGGCGCTGCGTGCCGACCTCCGGCGGGAGTTCGACGTCGTCGGAGCCGACACCACCGGCGGAGTGACGCGGATCGAGGTCGCAATCGACACCGACGACCTCTACGCGCTCGTGCGCTATCTCCGGGAGCACGGGGTCACGATCGACGACCTGGAGACGATCGAACCGGATCTCGAGGACGTGTTCGTGGAACTCACCCGCGACGGCGAGGGGTCCCGATAG
- a CDS encoding SDR family NAD(P)-dependent oxidoreductase gives MDLAPDLDGRTALVTGSATRVGRELLLTLAACGADVVVHYRTSEDAAEATAEEAREYGVEATTVAGDVTDPDAVDALFDDAESTLGTVDVLVNNVGNFDPRHWSEIEWSAWRDAVESTFYGTVLCSRRALEGMREQGWGRIVNIGFADSDRMHAHPVNFPYFVGKTGVVMFTRMLGADTREEGITVNAVSPFAVENTVSDVSSFPRGRAASFEEVAAPLLFFLGDHASYISGENVAVDGGRLPEL, from the coding sequence ATGGATCTGGCACCTGATCTCGACGGCCGGACGGCGCTCGTGACCGGAAGTGCGACCCGGGTCGGCCGCGAACTGCTGCTCACGCTCGCGGCGTGTGGCGCCGACGTGGTGGTCCACTACCGCACCAGCGAGGACGCCGCCGAAGCGACCGCCGAAGAGGCGCGGGAGTACGGCGTCGAAGCGACCACCGTCGCCGGCGACGTGACCGATCCGGACGCGGTCGACGCCCTGTTCGACGACGCCGAGTCCACCCTCGGGACCGTCGACGTGCTGGTCAACAACGTGGGCAACTTCGATCCCAGACACTGGTCGGAGATCGAGTGGTCGGCGTGGCGGGACGCCGTCGAGAGCACGTTCTACGGGACCGTCCTCTGCTCCCGGCGGGCGCTCGAGGGGATGCGCGAGCAGGGCTGGGGGCGGATCGTCAACATCGGGTTCGCCGACAGCGACCGGATGCACGCCCACCCGGTGAACTTCCCCTACTTCGTCGGCAAGACGGGGGTCGTGATGTTCACCCGGATGCTCGGGGCCGACACCCGAGAGGAGGGGATCACGGTGAACGCGGTCTCGCCGTTCGCCGTCGAGAACACCGTCTCGGACGTCTCCTCGTTCCCGCGGGGGCGGGCAGCGAGCTTCGAGGAGGTCGCCGCACCGCTGCTTTTCTTCCTCGGCGACCACGCGTCGTACATCAGCGGCGAGAACGTGGCGGTCGACGGGGGCCGACTCCCGGAGCTGTGA
- a CDS encoding ATP-binding response regulator, which produces MNGTEHRYRTGQTRLLHVDDDRAFLDVTEAFLTRELPSVDVTTVERPAAAIERLRDESLDCVVSDYEMPDLDGLELLSRVRERYPELPFLLYTGKGSESIASRAINAGVTGYLQKGGPEQHERLANRVQHAIREYHAGLDRERYSAVLQALGYPTYVVDAEGRFAYVDEAFAELTGYDREELVGVEPALIKTDESVEKANDALRSVVSSSGPDAEQFEIEIRTKNGDLIPCRDHIAPLPFDEEYRGCAGILRDITSQRRRREELARQNERLEEFISVASHDLRTPLTTARTAAELARETGESEFFDRLEDAHDRFERMLDELLTLAREGDDVAATEPTDLGTVARTAWESVGTDGAEFSVVSPPTVEANTGRTRRLLENLLRNAVVHADEGVKIEIGSLDDRAGFYVADDGPGIPPDARESVFEPGYTTAEAGNGFGLAIVSRIAAAHGWDVTLTDSEDGGARFEFAGVEPSAESAEPVDSVTPSTRS; this is translated from the coding sequence ATGAATGGAACTGAACACCGATACAGGACCGGTCAGACGCGTCTCCTCCACGTCGACGACGACCGGGCCTTTCTGGACGTGACCGAGGCGTTCCTGACCCGTGAGCTTCCCTCGGTCGACGTCACGACCGTCGAACGGCCGGCAGCGGCGATCGAACGCCTCCGGGACGAGTCGCTCGACTGTGTCGTCAGCGACTACGAGATGCCTGATCTCGACGGGCTGGAGCTGCTGTCACGGGTCAGAGAGCGGTATCCGGAGCTGCCCTTCCTGTTGTACACCGGGAAGGGTAGCGAGTCGATCGCGAGTCGGGCGATCAACGCGGGCGTCACCGGCTACCTCCAGAAGGGCGGGCCCGAGCAACACGAGCGGCTGGCCAACCGCGTCCAACACGCGATCCGGGAGTACCACGCCGGCCTCGATCGGGAGCGGTACTCCGCGGTCCTGCAGGCGCTCGGGTATCCGACGTACGTCGTCGACGCCGAGGGCCGGTTTGCGTACGTCGATGAGGCGTTCGCCGAGCTCACGGGGTACGACCGGGAAGAACTCGTCGGCGTCGAACCCGCGTTGATCAAGACCGACGAGAGCGTCGAGAAGGCGAACGACGCGCTCCGGTCGGTGGTGTCGTCGTCGGGGCCCGACGCCGAGCAGTTCGAGATCGAGATCCGGACGAAGAACGGCGACCTGATCCCGTGCCGGGACCACATCGCGCCGCTGCCCTTCGACGAGGAGTACCGCGGGTGTGCCGGGATCCTCCGTGACATCACCTCACAGCGCCGTCGCCGCGAGGAGTTGGCGCGGCAAAACGAGCGGTTAGAGGAGTTCATCTCCGTGGCCTCACACGACCTTCGGACGCCGCTGACGACCGCACGGACCGCCGCCGAACTGGCCCGCGAGACCGGCGAATCGGAGTTCTTCGACCGACTCGAGGACGCACACGATCGGTTCGAGCGGATGCTCGACGAACTCCTGACGCTCGCCCGCGAGGGCGACGACGTCGCCGCGACGGAGCCCACCGACCTCGGGACGGTGGCCCGGACCGCCTGGGAGAGCGTCGGGACCGACGGGGCGGAGTTTTCGGTGGTGTCGCCGCCGACGGTCGAGGCCAACACCGGTCGAACCCGCCGACTCCTCGAGAACCTCCTGCGCAACGCGGTGGTTCACGCTGACGAGGGCGTGAAGATCGAAATCGGGTCGCTCGACGACCGAGCGGGGTTCTACGTCGCCGACGACGGCCCCGGGATCCCGCCGGACGCCCGCGAATCCGTATTCGAGCCGGGGTATACGACCGCCGAGGCGGGCAACGGGTTCGGGCTGGCGATCGTGTCCCGCATCGCGGCGGCCCACGGGTGGGACGTGACGCTCACCGACAGCGAGGACGGCGGCGCCCGCTTCGAGTTCGCCGGCGTCGAGCCATCAGCCGAAAGCGCTGAGCCCGTCGACTCGGTGACCCCATCCACCCGGTCGTGA
- a CDS encoding SDR family NAD(P)-dependent oxidoreductase, translated as MGTPPETLAGVADVDCTGTQAVVTGSTSGIGRAAAVALGRLGADVVVHGRDRDAGSAVVAELEAVGADATFVPADFTDRAAVREFATTVRSETDGVDLLINNAGGFFREGRITGLGVERTFHVNHLSPFLVTAELLAHLRRGARVVTTASAAHRGTDLDLDRATTLDGYSGTWAYSHSKLANVLFSNELARRLDAADRAVTANSFHPGAIPGSGFSRFLPGPLPSVVRLFDSVPGVTSVADGAAALLFLGVSPRTADVSGRYFSGQEPASPSAAARDQTAARRLWERSASLLDIDEPLADASEAAVQGNDPR; from the coding sequence ATGGGGACGCCTCCCGAAACCCTCGCCGGCGTTGCAGACGTCGACTGTACCGGAACACAGGCGGTCGTCACCGGGTCGACGAGCGGGATCGGCCGTGCCGCAGCGGTGGCGCTGGGGCGGTTGGGCGCGGACGTGGTCGTCCACGGACGCGACCGCGACGCGGGATCGGCCGTGGTTGCCGAACTCGAAGCCGTCGGCGCGGACGCAACCTTCGTCCCGGCGGATTTCACCGACCGCGCGGCGGTCCGGGAGTTTGCGACGACTGTCCGCTCCGAGACCGACGGGGTCGACCTCCTGATCAACAACGCCGGCGGGTTCTTCCGCGAGGGCCGGATCACGGGACTCGGCGTGGAGCGAACCTTCCACGTTAATCACCTGTCGCCGTTTCTGGTGACCGCCGAACTGCTGGCTCACCTGCGGAGGGGCGCCCGCGTGGTCACGACTGCCTCTGCGGCCCACCGCGGCACCGACCTTGACCTTGACCGAGCCACGACCCTCGACGGGTACTCGGGCACCTGGGCGTACAGCCACTCAAAACTCGCGAACGTACTCTTCTCGAACGAACTCGCCCGTCGGCTCGACGCCGCCGACCGGGCGGTCACCGCGAACAGTTTCCACCCGGGCGCGATCCCGGGTAGCGGGTTCAGCCGGTTCCTCCCGGGGCCGCTCCCGTCGGTCGTCCGGTTGTTCGACTCGGTCCCCGGGGTCACCTCAGTCGCTGACGGTGCGGCGGCACTGTTGTTCCTCGGCGTGTCGCCCCGGACCGCCGACGTCTCCGGACGCTACTTCTCGGGGCAGGAGCCTGCGAGCCCATCGGCGGCCGCGCGGGATCAGACCGCGGCCCGGCGGCTCTGGGAGCGAAGCGCGTCGCTTCTGGACATCGACGAACCGCTTGCGGACGCCTCGGAGGCGGCGGTACAGGGGAACGACCCGAGGTAA
- a CDS encoding ribosome assembly factor SBDS, with product MISLDEAVTARLESHGERFEVLVDPDAALEMKRGEFEGDLEDVIAAEDVFSDASRGDRPAESDLETVFGTTDPLEVIPEVVRQGEIQITAEQRREMQEQKRKALINRIARNAVNPQMDNAPHPPERIERALEEAGFQVDPMEPVEAQVDEALDALRPVIPIRFDEVTVAVQVPADHAGSTQAQVREYGDLEREEWQPDGSWVGVVTFPAGMRNDFYDLVNELTSGEAETRVIKDKDELSTR from the coding sequence ATGATCTCGCTCGACGAAGCTGTGACGGCCAGGCTCGAATCCCACGGCGAGCGGTTCGAGGTCCTCGTGGATCCGGACGCGGCGCTCGAAATGAAGCGCGGCGAGTTCGAGGGCGACCTCGAGGACGTCATCGCGGCGGAGGACGTCTTCTCCGACGCCTCCCGGGGCGACCGGCCCGCCGAATCCGACCTGGAGACGGTGTTCGGGACGACGGACCCCCTGGAGGTCATCCCGGAGGTCGTCCGGCAGGGCGAGATCCAGATCACCGCCGAACAGCGCCGGGAGATGCAGGAACAGAAGCGGAAGGCGCTCATAAACCGGATCGCGCGGAACGCCGTCAACCCCCAGATGGACAACGCCCCCCATCCCCCCGAGCGGATCGAACGCGCCTTGGAGGAAGCGGGGTTCCAGGTCGACCCGATGGAGCCCGTGGAGGCGCAGGTCGACGAAGCCCTCGACGCCCTGCGGCCGGTGATCCCCATCCGGTTCGACGAGGTGACGGTCGCGGTCCAGGTTCCTGCCGATCACGCCGGCAGCACCCAGGCGCAGGTCCGGGAGTACGGCGACCTAGAGCGCGAGGAGTGGCAGCCCGACGGGTCGTGGGTCGGCGTCGTCACCTTCCCCGCCGGGATGCGGAACGACTTCTACGACCTGGTCAACGAACTGACCTCCGGCGAGGCCGAGACCCGCGTCATCAAGGACAAGGACGAACTCAGCACGCGGTAG
- a CDS encoding 2,5-diamino-6-(ribosylamino)-4(3H)-pyrimidinone 5'-phosphate reductase, with product MEVFVNAAVSADGKLSTRRREQVRISGPDDFARVDRLRADADAVLVGVGTVLADDPRLTVDDPSLRAARTDRGDPATPARVVVDSTGRTPADARILDDAATTYVVVASAAPDSRRRALDRAGAEVVVAGDDDRVALDDAFSALSARGIDRLMVEGGGEIIFSCFAAGLVDELSVYVGSLVLGGRDAPTLVDGDGFVESVPDLRLEEVRRVDDGVLLEYGVDGWVETDR from the coding sequence ATGGAGGTCTTCGTCAACGCCGCCGTGAGCGCGGACGGCAAGCTCTCGACGCGGCGCCGCGAGCAGGTCCGGATCAGCGGCCCCGACGACTTCGCCCGGGTGGACCGGCTCCGTGCCGACGCCGACGCGGTACTGGTCGGCGTCGGGACGGTGCTGGCCGACGACCCACGTTTGACCGTGGACGACCCGTCGCTCCGGGCGGCCCGCACGGACCGCGGCGACCCCGCGACCCCGGCCCGCGTCGTGGTCGACTCGACGGGGCGGACGCCGGCGGACGCACGGATCCTCGACGACGCCGCGACGACCTACGTCGTGGTCGCTTCGGCCGCACCGGACTCGCGCCGGCGGGCGCTCGACCGGGCTGGCGCGGAAGTCGTCGTCGCCGGCGACGACGACCGTGTCGCACTCGACGACGCGTTCTCGGCGCTGTCGGCCCGCGGGATCGACCGCCTGATGGTCGAGGGCGGCGGGGAGATCATCTTCTCGTGTTTCGCCGCCGGGCTGGTCGACGAACTCTCGGTGTACGTCGGGTCGCTGGTTCTCGGCGGCCGGGACGCGCCGACCCTCGTCGACGGCGACGGCTTCGTGGAGTCGGTTCCCGACCTGCGTTTAGAGGAGGTCCGTCGGGTCGACGACGGCGTGTTGCTGGAGTACGGCGTCGACGGATGGGTCGAAACGGACCGGTAG
- a CDS encoding glycosyltransferase family 4 protein produces the protein MLGWGFPPNVSGGLDTHVGELFDGMQKQGIDIELVLPAEYAPQDRTGIVGVETGDGDIITRVGRMSEPFAERAADADIVHTHDWFGYGPGSRAKANADVQWVSTFHSLSSDRNLNPPRREVETERRLAQRADHLIAVSELTADDVREQYGGDPTVIYNGFSECSTTGRDFKAELGIDGEMLFFVGRHTDQKGIAHLVYAMERLDRDDVTLVIGGSGHLTDQLKRFAELLGIDDRIEWVGYVPETELGDYYASADLFVSPSLAEPFGITITEALSAGTRVVATESGVNEVLPAESVVEVEPNSKSIAAGIERALELEGVPEYDPITWDEVVDQTVAFYESIA, from the coding sequence ATGCTCGGGTGGGGGTTCCCGCCGAACGTGAGCGGGGGACTCGACACGCACGTCGGGGAGCTGTTCGACGGGATGCAAAAGCAGGGGATCGACATCGAGCTGGTGTTGCCGGCGGAGTACGCCCCGCAGGACCGGACGGGGATCGTCGGCGTGGAGACCGGCGATGGCGACATCATCACCCGCGTGGGGCGAATGAGCGAACCGTTCGCGGAGCGTGCGGCGGACGCCGACATCGTCCACACCCACGACTGGTTCGGCTACGGCCCCGGCTCGCGCGCGAAGGCGAACGCCGACGTGCAGTGGGTGTCGACGTTTCATTCGCTGTCGTCGGACCGGAACCTGAACCCCCCGCGTCGGGAGGTCGAGACCGAACGCCGACTCGCACAACGGGCCGACCACCTCATCGCGGTCAGCGAACTCACCGCCGACGACGTCAGGGAACAGTACGGCGGCGACCCGACGGTCATCTACAACGGGTTCTCGGAGTGTTCCACGACCGGCCGCGACTTCAAGGCCGAACTCGGAATCGACGGGGAGATGCTGTTCTTCGTCGGCCGACACACCGACCAGAAGGGGATCGCCCACCTGGTGTACGCGATGGAACGCCTCGACCGCGACGACGTCACGCTGGTGATCGGCGGTTCGGGCCACCTCACCGATCAGCTCAAGCGGTTCGCGGAGCTGCTCGGGATCGACGACCGGATCGAGTGGGTCGGGTACGTCCCCGAGACCGAACTCGGCGACTACTACGCCTCCGCGGACCTGTTCGTGTCGCCGTCGCTGGCGGAGCCGTTCGGGATCACGATCACGGAGGCGCTGTCGGCGGGGACGCGGGTGGTCGCAACCGAGAGCGGCGTCAACGAGGTGCTCCCGGCGGAGTCGGTCGTCGAGGTGGAGCCGAACTCGAAGTCGATCGCCGCCGGGATCGAACGGGCGCTCGAACTGGAGGGGGTCCCCGAGTACGACCCGATCACCTGGGACGAGGTCGTCGATCAGACCGTCGCGTTCTACGAATCGATCGCGTGA
- a CDS encoding FUN14 domain-containing protein gives MLESLQLSLDPTQLGIEFGSGAVIGGIIGFAAKKVAKVIAVLVGLELALFKFLESRGILTVDWERLSSGVLQNAQAAADGTPPGWVSTILSTLSVSAGFTGGFLAGFKKG, from the coding sequence ATGCTCGAATCGTTACAGTTGTCGCTCGATCCCACACAGCTCGGCATCGAGTTCGGGAGCGGTGCGGTCATCGGCGGCATCATCGGCTTCGCGGCCAAGAAAGTCGCCAAGGTCATCGCGGTGCTCGTCGGGCTGGAGCTGGCGCTGTTCAAGTTCCTCGAATCCCGCGGCATCCTGACGGTCGACTGGGAGCGGTTGAGTTCCGGCGTGCTCCAGAACGCACAGGCCGCAGCCGACGGCACGCCCCCGGGCTGGGTCTCGACGATCCTCTCGACGCTGTCCGTCTCGGCGGGGTTCACCGGCGGCTTCTTAGCCGGATTCAAGAAGGGATAA